In the Palaeococcus pacificus DY20341 genome, one interval contains:
- a CDS encoding ATP synthase subunit A has product MGKIIRVTGPLVVADEMRGSRMYEVVRVGEMGLIGEIIRLEGDKAVIQVYEETAGLRPGEPVIGTQASLSVELGPGLLTSIYDGIQRPLEALREQSGDFIARGLTAPALPRDKKWHFTPKAKVGDKVVSGDILGVVPETSLIEHKIMVPPHVEGEIVEIVEEGEYTIEEVIAKVKTPSGEIKEIKMYQKWPVRQKRPYKEKLPPEVPLITGQRIVDTFFPQAKGGTAAIPGPFGSGKTVTQHQLAKWSDAQVVVYIGCGERGNEMTDVLEEFPKLKDPRSGKPLMERTVLIANTSNMPVAAREASIYTGITIAEYFRDMGYDVALMADSTSRWAEALREISGRLEEMPGEEGYPAYLASKVAEFYERAGRVKTLGSDDRIGSVSVIGAVSPPGGDFSEPVVQNTLRVVKVFWALDADLARRRHFPAINWLTSYSLYADAVKNWWHNNVDPEWREMRNRTMELLQKESELQEIVRIVGPDALPDREKAVLLVARMIREDYLQQDAFHEVDTYCSPQKQVTMLRTLLNFYDYTMQAVNSGVPVEEIAKLPVREKIGRMKYEAKVENIAKLIDETREQFEELFKKYGA; this is encoded by the coding sequence ATGGGAAAGATAATTAGGGTTACCGGTCCACTGGTAGTTGCCGACGAAATGAGAGGCTCAAGGATGTATGAAGTTGTTAGAGTAGGTGAAATGGGGCTCATTGGAGAAATCATTCGTTTAGAAGGAGATAAGGCAGTTATTCAAGTTTATGAGGAAACTGCAGGTCTTAGGCCAGGAGAGCCCGTTATTGGAACTCAAGCATCACTCAGCGTAGAGCTGGGCCCAGGTCTGCTAACTTCAATTTACGATGGTATCCAAAGGCCATTAGAGGCGCTTAGGGAGCAAAGTGGAGACTTCATAGCCAGAGGTCTAACCGCCCCAGCTTTGCCGAGAGATAAGAAGTGGCATTTCACTCCAAAAGCTAAAGTTGGAGATAAAGTTGTTAGCGGTGATATATTGGGTGTTGTTCCAGAGACGAGCTTAATAGAGCACAAGATTATGGTTCCTCCCCATGTCGAGGGAGAAATAGTCGAGATCGTGGAAGAGGGAGAGTACACCATCGAAGAGGTCATTGCAAAGGTAAAGACTCCAAGCGGGGAAATAAAAGAAATCAAGATGTATCAAAAGTGGCCCGTTAGGCAAAAGAGGCCATACAAAGAAAAGCTTCCACCAGAGGTTCCACTCATCACAGGGCAGAGAATAGTTGACACGTTCTTCCCACAAGCAAAAGGTGGAACAGCTGCAATTCCAGGACCATTCGGAAGTGGAAAGACAGTTACACAGCACCAATTGGCTAAGTGGAGTGACGCTCAAGTTGTCGTTTACATCGGTTGTGGTGAGCGCGGTAACGAGATGACCGACGTTCTTGAAGAGTTCCCCAAACTCAAGGATCCAAGAAGTGGAAAGCCCTTGATGGAGAGAACCGTACTTATAGCAAACACATCAAACATGCCTGTTGCTGCAAGAGAGGCTTCAATTTACACTGGAATTACTATAGCCGAATACTTTAGGGATATGGGATACGACGTCGCTTTGATGGCCGACTCAACTTCAAGATGGGCCGAAGCTTTGAGAGAAATTTCCGGTCGTCTCGAGGAGATGCCTGGTGAGGAAGGTTATCCCGCCTATCTGGCCTCAAAAGTCGCTGAGTTCTATGAGAGAGCTGGAAGAGTAAAGACATTGGGAAGCGACGATAGAATTGGAAGTGTAAGCGTTATAGGTGCAGTCTCACCACCGGGTGGAGATTTCTCAGAACCAGTTGTCCAAAACACGCTTAGAGTAGTCAAAGTCTTTTGGGCCCTTGATGCTGACTTAGCAAGGAGGAGGCACTTCCCAGCTATCAACTGGCTTACAAGCTACTCCCTTTATGCAGATGCTGTCAAAAATTGGTGGCACAACAACGTTGACCCAGAGTGGAGGGAAATGAGGAACAGGACTATGGAGTTGCTCCAAAAAGAATCCGAACTACAAGAAATTGTTAGAATCGTAGGTCCAGATGCTCTGCCCGATAGGGAGAAGGCGGTTCTCCTAGTTGCAAGAATGATTAGGGAAGACTACCTACAGCAAGATGCCTTCCACGAAGTTGACACATACTGCTCACCTCAAAAGCAAGTGACAATGCTTAGAACACTCTTGAACTTCTACGACTACACAATGCAGGCTGTTAATAGCGGAGTCCCAGTTGAAGAGATTGCAAAGCTTCCTGTAAGGGAGAAGATAGGTAGAATGAAGTATGAGGCAAAAGTAGAGAACATTGCAAAGCTCATAGATGAAACAAGAGAGCAGTTTGAAGAGCTCTTTAAGAAGTATGGAGCGTGA
- a CDS encoding ATP synthase subunit B — protein MVGKEYSTISKIYGPLMIVQGVKGVAYGEVVEIEVEGGEKRKGQVLEAREDLAIVQVFEGTRDLDVKTTRVRFTGETLKVPVSLDMLGRIFNGIGKPIDGGPEIIPEDRRDIHGAPLNPVARAYPRDFIQTGVSAIDGMNTLIRGQKLPIFSGSGLPHNMLAAQIARQAKVLGEEEQFAVVFAAMGITYEEANFFKKSFEETGAIERAVLFLNLADDPAIERIITPRMALTVAEYLAFDHDMQVLVILTDMTNYCEALREISAAREEVPGRRGYPGYLYTDLATIYERAGRVKGKKGSITQMPILTMPDDDITHPIPDLTGYITEGQIVLSRDLHRKGIYPPIDVLPSLSRLMKDGIGKGMTRDDHPQWSQQLYAAYAEGRSLRDLVAVVGEEALSETDRLYLKFADRFEREFIAQGYDEDRSIFETLDLGWELLAMLPEAELKRVEPKYIQKYHPKYKKGA, from the coding sequence ATGGTCGGAAAGGAATACTCCACAATTAGCAAGATTTACGGTCCCCTTATGATCGTCCAAGGTGTTAAAGGAGTAGCTTATGGTGAGGTCGTAGAGATAGAAGTGGAAGGTGGAGAAAAGAGAAAGGGACAGGTACTCGAAGCAAGGGAAGACCTCGCTATCGTGCAGGTTTTCGAAGGAACAAGAGATTTGGACGTTAAGACCACAAGAGTAAGGTTCACCGGTGAGACCCTTAAAGTCCCAGTCTCTTTGGACATGCTTGGAAGGATATTCAACGGTATTGGAAAGCCAATAGACGGTGGCCCAGAGATTATCCCCGAGGATAGGAGAGACATCCACGGTGCTCCATTAAACCCAGTTGCAAGGGCTTATCCAAGGGACTTTATCCAAACAGGTGTCTCAGCTATAGATGGAATGAACACTCTAATTAGAGGCCAAAAGCTCCCAATATTCAGCGGTTCAGGTTTGCCCCACAACATGCTCGCAGCTCAAATAGCTAGGCAGGCTAAAGTTTTAGGTGAGGAAGAGCAGTTCGCTGTCGTCTTCGCAGCAATGGGTATCACATATGAAGAGGCAAACTTCTTCAAAAAGAGCTTCGAAGAGACAGGAGCTATTGAAAGAGCTGTGTTGTTCCTCAACTTAGCTGATGACCCAGCTATCGAGCGTATAATTACTCCAAGAATGGCCCTCACAGTTGCTGAATACTTGGCTTTTGATCACGACATGCAAGTCTTAGTTATCCTAACGGATATGACCAACTACTGTGAGGCTTTGCGTGAAATTTCAGCAGCTAGAGAAGAGGTTCCCGGTAGGAGAGGTTATCCAGGTTACCTCTACACCGACTTGGCCACAATCTATGAGAGGGCAGGTAGAGTTAAGGGGAAGAAAGGAAGCATTACCCAAATGCCCATCCTAACGATGCCCGACGACGATATTACTCACCCAATTCCAGACTTGACAGGTTACATTACAGAGGGACAGATAGTTTTGAGCAGAGATTTGCACAGAAAAGGAATTTACCCACCAATTGATGTGTTGCCTTCACTCTCAAGATTGATGAAGGACGGTATTGGTAAGGGAATGACTAGAGACGATCACCCACAATGGAGCCAACAGTTATATGCAGCCTACGCCGAAGGTAGAAGCTTGAGAGACTTAGTTGCTGTCGTTGGTGAGGAGGCACTTTCAGAGACAGATAGGCTCTACCTCAAGTTCGCCGACCGCTTTGAGAGGGAGTTTATAGCTCAAGGATACGATGAAGACAGAAGCATCTTCGAAACGCTCGACCTCGGTTGGGAGCTCTTGGCAATGCTTCCAGAGGCCGAGCTCAAGAGAGTTGAACCAAAGTACATCCAGAAGTACCACCCCAAGTACAAGAAGGGCGCTTAG
- a CDS encoding V-type ATP synthase subunit D, giving the protein MPEILKVKPTRMELLKLKKRIKLAAKGHKLLKEKQDALIMEFFTIYDEALSLRRELNQKMEEAFESLRMAEIEVSVTKLKEIALGVRPNKEVEIKRRNIMGVPVPLIEAESFKRTPEERGYSFVSTSPRVDIVAQKFEEVLELAVRLAEVEETLQRLAREIEKTKRRVNALEYIIIPRMEATVKFIEQRLDEMERENFFRLKRVKALLEARQED; this is encoded by the coding sequence ATGCCAGAGATACTCAAAGTGAAGCCAACGAGGATGGAGCTGCTGAAGCTCAAAAAGAGGATTAAGTTAGCTGCCAAAGGACACAAGCTTCTCAAAGAAAAGCAGGATGCACTGATCATGGAGTTCTTCACTATTTACGATGAAGCCCTAAGCTTGAGGAGAGAGCTAAACCAGAAGATGGAAGAAGCTTTCGAGTCCCTCAGAATGGCTGAAATAGAAGTGAGCGTTACAAAGCTCAAAGAGATTGCTTTGGGTGTTAGACCAAATAAAGAAGTCGAAATAAAAAGGAGAAACATCATGGGTGTTCCTGTTCCACTAATAGAAGCCGAATCATTTAAGAGAACCCCCGAGGAAAGAGGATATTCCTTCGTGTCCACTTCTCCAAGAGTTGACATCGTTGCTCAAAAGTTTGAGGAAGTTTTAGAGTTAGCAGTCCGCTTGGCTGAGGTTGAAGAAACTCTGCAAAGGCTCGCAAGGGAAATTGAGAAGACTAAGCGCAGAGTAAACGCTTTAGAGTACATCATAATCCCAAGGATGGAAGCTACTGTTAAGTTCATCGAGCAGCGCTTGGATGAGATGGAGAGGGAAAACTTCTTCAGGCTCAAGAGGGTTAAAGCCCTTTTGGAGGCAAGGCAAGAGGATTAG
- a CDS encoding DUF61 family protein: MLMKPDEVLNKELSRINLHLPRQRKSLAQLLKEEEPKVKLKDGSEHYFKRKELEFLASLLDEWEVDKLYIPIVLEITTTWHGYFKVRGALAVKVIEKLLGTYDILEEKNELTLPRYMLPKIRRKLPTTTTYAFIME, translated from the coding sequence ATGCTCATGAAACCTGACGAAGTGCTGAACAAAGAGCTCTCAAGGATAAATCTTCATCTTCCAAGGCAGCGCAAGAGCTTAGCTCAGCTTTTAAAGGAAGAAGAACCAAAAGTAAAGCTCAAAGATGGAAGTGAGCACTATTTCAAAAGAAAAGAGCTCGAATTTTTGGCCTCACTGCTGGATGAGTGGGAGGTCGATAAGCTATACATCCCTATAGTGCTTGAGATAACCACAACTTGGCATGGTTACTTCAAGGTTAGGGGAGCTTTAGCTGTTAAGGTAATCGAAAAGCTCCTCGGTACGTATGATATTTTGGAAGAGAAAAACGAGCTCACGCTTCCAAGGTATATGCTCCCAAAGATTAGGCGCAAACTCCCGACCACAACCACTTATGCCTTCATCATGGAGTGA